From the Porphyrobacter sp. CACIAM 03H1 genome, the window CGCGTTGCCGCCGAGGAATTCGGTGTCGTAGGCAAGGATCGCGCGCCCGGTGTAGGCGTCGGTGTCGTCGACAAGATCGGCGACGCGGAATTCGGACAGCGGCTTGGTGAAGGTGTCGATCGCGGTCACCGCGGCGCCGCGCTGGAAGCGGGTCGGCCCGGAAAGCTGGAGCGTGTTGAACAGCTGCGGCGTGTTGCGCAGCGGGTTGGTGAAATCATAGGCGATGGTCGGGCGCAGGGTGCGGGTCGAGGGGCTGTTGAAGCGTCCCTCGCCCACCACAGAACGATCATCGCGCGAGCGGGTGTAGTTGCCGAGCCATTCGAAGCGCAGGCCGCTGTCGCCGAAGGTGTGCTTGCCTTCGATGGTGTTGGTGAAGATCGACTGCGCGAAGTCCCGCAGGGTGGCGCGCTGGTTGATGTCGATGCCGTAGACCGTGCCGATCAGCGGGGTGTTGCCGATGCAGATGTCGGCATAGCCGGTGGTGGTCGGCGACGGGTTCACGGCGACATCGCAGGGCGCACTGTTGGCGACCAGATCGCCCTGACGGTCGTCCATGTCGAAGATGTAGTTGTCGCGCGCCTCGAAGTCGGTGAAGATCGTGTAGACCGAACGCAGCGAGATCTCGTTGTCGTCGTCCGGGCGCCAGTCGAGGCGGCCCGAGACCGACCAGTTCTTGCGGGTCAGGCGGTAGAGCTTGTTCTCGGTCTCGCGTGCCCAGAAGCGGCTGCCCGCGCCCTGGCGCTGGTCCTGTGTCACGCGCTCCCAGTCGATCTCGAAATTGTCGGTGATCATGTTGCGTTGGTAGTAGCTGCCCGAGACGAGCAGGCCGATCTCGCCGAGACCGCCGACATTCCAGCGGTCGGAGAGGACGAGGTTGGCCTCGTATTCCTCGCGGTCGCCGAGTTCGGCGATCCCGCCGCCCGCCTTCCCGAAAGCGCGCATGCCCGGATAGTCGAAGGCCGATCGGGTGATGATGTTGACGTTACCGGCGACGGTCTCGCCCGGCATGTCCGGGGTGATCGCCTTGGAGACGATGATCTGCGAGGCGATCGCCGAGGGGATCGAATCGAAGCGCGCATCGCGGCCTTCGGGGCTGACGACGTTGATCCCGTCGAAGCTCAGCGTGGTCCAGTAGTTGGGCGCGCCGCGGATCGAGATGTAGCGCGCCTGGCCCTGGTCGCGTTCGACCGCAAGGCCGGGCAGGCGGCCGGTGGCCTGGGCGATGTTCTGATCGGGCAGACGGCCCACCGAGTCGGCCGAGAGGACCGAGACGAGGTTGTCCGAGAGGCGCTGGATGCGCAGCGCCGCGGCTTCGGATTCGGCGATCGGCCGGGTGCCGTCGACGATGATCTCGCCTTCCTCGTCGACCAGCGCGGAATTGTCCTGCGGTGCCTGCTGTTCCTGCGCGAAGGCCGCGTGCGGGATCGCGGCGACGGCGGCAAGCATGATCGCCTTGCGCGAGAGGCGAAGGCTGGGCGATTCGGTCTTGAGCATGGGAAGCCCCCTGTTGGCTTGTCGGATCGGGGGCGCCGCTATGGATATCGCGTGACACTTTGCTGACAGATCGGTGCCAATACTTGTGTCACCGATCTGCAACAATTGAAGGGATTGCCCGCCTGTTCAATAAACACGCGGAATTTCGCCATTTCGTCTGTTGTATGACAGAATGGCGGCAAATATTACACTTAATCTGGATTAAGATTTCATCGCGAATGTTGCCATTCTGCATCGGCAGGAGGATGATCCGCGGATCGCGCGCAGGCGGCCGCACACCGATGCGACGGTGTCCGGTCATGACAGCTGTGTCGGATGATCGATGGAGCGGGCGAAGGGATTCGAACCCTCGACCCCAACCTTGGCAAGGTTGTGCTCTACCCCTGAGCTACGCCCGCTCACTGGCGCTGACAGGAACCGCCTGAGCGATCGTTCCTGCCGGAGAGGCGGCGCGATTAGCAGCGCCATTCCATGCCTGCAAGCGCAAAATTCTCGCCATCGGGGGTTGATCACGCGAGGGCGACGGGCCAGCACAGGCGGGCGCTTCACATCCGCGCGAGGCGCCCCACATTGGGGCACGGGTGCGCAGCGGCGCGCGACACAGCAGGAGCAGACAACTTGGCCAGCATGGGACTGAGCATCGAGGAACAGAAGGCGGTCGAGCGCTTCCGCAAGACGGTGGTCGATCCGTCGCAGACGAAACTCGTGATCCTCGATTTCTGGGCCGAGTGGTGCGGGCCGTGCAAGGCGCTGACTCCGGTGCTCGAGAAGGTCGCGGCCGATTACGCCGACAAGGGCGTGGTGCTCGCCAAGATCAATGTCGACGAGGAACAGTTTATCGCCGCGCAGTTCCAGGTGCGCTCGATCCCGACGGTCTATGCGATGTTCCAGGGCCAGCCGGTCGCCGATCTCACCAACGCGCGCAGCGAATCGCAGCTGAAGGGCGTGCTCGACCAGCTGCTCGCCCAGCTACCGGTGCAGGGCGGCACGGCCGACGGCGCCGCGCCGCAGGGCCCTTCGGCGGAAGAGCTCACCCAGTTCGTGAAGATGGGCGAGGAGGCGCTCTCCACAGGCGATGCCCAGCGCGCCGCGTCGATCTTCGCCCAGATCACCGAATTCGCGCCCGATAACGCGCCGGCCCATGCCGGCCTCGTTCGCGCGCTGGTGCAAATGGGCGAGATCGATCAGGCGCGGCAGGTGATGGAGGTGATCGACAGCGATCCGCGTCTTGCCGCCGATGCCGCGATTGCGCCCGCCCGCAGCGCGCTGGAACTGGCGGGCACGCGCGTTGATGACGGCGAGCTTGCCGCCCTGCGCACCGCCGCACAGGCGGATCCGTCGGACATGGATGCGCAGTTCGCCTTCGCCGAAGCCGCCTTCGCCGCCGGCAGCCGCGACGAGGCCGCCGATACCCTCCTCGCCATGATCGCCGCCGACCGCGAATGGAACGAGGGCGCGGCGCGCGCCAGGCTGCTCAAGATCTTCGAGGCCACGGGGCTCGAAGACGAATGGGTGGTCGGCGTCCGCCGGCGCCTGTCTCGCGTATTGTTCGGATGACGAAACGACTTGCCATCTTCCCCCTGACGGGCGCGGTGCTGTTCCCGGGCATGCAGCTGCCGCTCCACATCTTCGAGCCGCGCTACCGCGCGATGGTCGGCGATGCGCTGA encodes:
- a CDS encoding TonB-dependent receptor — encoded protein: MLKTESPSLRLSRKAIMLAAVAAIPHAAFAQEQQAPQDNSALVDEEGEIIVDGTRPIAESEAAALRIQRLSDNLVSVLSADSVGRLPDQNIAQATGRLPGLAVERDQGQARYISIRGAPNYWTTLSFDGINVVSPEGRDARFDSIPSAIASQIIVSKAITPDMPGETVAGNVNIITRSAFDYPGMRAFGKAGGGIAELGDREEYEANLVLSDRWNVGGLGEIGLLVSGSYYQRNMITDNFEIDWERVTQDQRQGAGSRFWARETENKLYRLTRKNWSVSGRLDWRPDDDNEISLRSVYTIFTDFEARDNYIFDMDDRQGDLVANSAPCDVAVNPSPTTTGYADICIGNTPLIGTVYGIDINQRATLRDFAQSIFTNTIEGKHTFGDSGLRFEWLGNYTRSRDDRSVVGEGRFNSPSTRTLRPTIAYDFTNPLRNTPQLFNTLQLSGPTRFQRGAAVTAIDTFTKPLSEFRVADLVDDTDAYTGRAILAYDTEFLGGNATFKAGFQYDQRTKQSVNEQIQLTTAAQFTTIGAPTDYNAFSIDLPFQGKIPMGYTFRYFDIDRVEQVADAARANFPFTRLVDEDYEVRETIYAGFLMGTLRYDWGSIVGGVRVERVENRGIATGITAESADTLFFPSLHVNYNVSENGKFRIGYTTGAARADYDLLRPNVQINDANETISGGNPAIRPERSWGLDSYLEWYIMPQGFMSIGVFYRDVRDVLYTDRRTFNSDALNFGGVDRSGYIFSGIANAGEGRIIGVEMAAQLQLEPFTEDLGLPGWMGGFGITANLTLNDSEATKPAFGTGATAIPARTVRLPGTSDVVYNIGGYYEKYGFSARLQYQRRSTWLDGIANDLTDAGDTYWAADDEMDFSMRYAFNRNFEIYFDASNLLDQPGRRYSEPGNLLTATGTPTPFTDNLTIEFEQFGRRYTGGVRITF
- a CDS encoding tetratricopeptide repeat protein, with protein sequence MGLSIEEQKAVERFRKTVVDPSQTKLVILDFWAEWCGPCKALTPVLEKVAADYADKGVVLAKINVDEEQFIAAQFQVRSIPTVYAMFQGQPVADLTNARSESQLKGVLDQLLAQLPVQGGTADGAAPQGPSAEELTQFVKMGEEALSTGDAQRAASIFAQITEFAPDNAPAHAGLVRALVQMGEIDQARQVMEVIDSDPRLAADAAIAPARSALELAGTRVDDGELAALRTAAQADPSDMDAQFAFAEAAFAAGSRDEAADTLLAMIAADREWNEGAARARLLKIFEATGLEDEWVVGVRRRLSRVLFG